Proteins from a genomic interval of Rhodothermus marinus:
- a CDS encoding tetratricopeptide repeat protein: MRLLIGLALLLLLLADDGARQGRRGNAAYRAGRYAEAAEHYRQGLLLTQDPATRFGLQHNLGAALLRLGQAGSARAALDAALRMAPDDAARARAAYNAGNAAFAEGDLQAALHYYRTALLADPDFEDARFNYEYILRHLPPSSPPPPSAGGAGQNDPNDANTQNAPGQGVADGNRRHNAERAPAQNDPSDSAASERQSQTPTSSAQLSPEAAARLLDALQRQEQEALRRALRLPTHPRTVKKDW; this comes from the coding sequence ATGCGCCTACTGATCGGACTTGCGCTGCTGCTGTTGCTGCTTGCCGACGACGGCGCCCGCCAGGGCCGCCGGGGCAACGCGGCCTACCGGGCCGGACGCTACGCCGAGGCGGCCGAGCATTACCGCCAGGGATTGCTGCTGACGCAGGATCCAGCCACGCGCTTCGGGCTGCAGCACAACCTGGGGGCGGCCCTGCTGCGTCTGGGCCAGGCGGGAAGCGCACGTGCCGCTCTCGACGCGGCGCTCCGCATGGCCCCCGACGATGCCGCACGGGCACGCGCCGCCTACAACGCCGGCAACGCGGCCTTCGCCGAGGGCGACCTGCAGGCGGCCCTCCACTACTACCGCACGGCGCTGCTGGCCGACCCCGACTTCGAAGATGCCCGCTTCAACTACGAATACATCCTGCGACACCTGCCGCCTTCCAGCCCGCCCCCTCCGTCGGCAGGCGGGGCCGGACAGAACGATCCGAACGACGCCAACACGCAGAACGCACCCGGACAGGGTGTGGCGGACGGCAACCGCCGGCACAATGCGGAGCGTGCGCCTGCGCAGAACGACCCGTCCGATTCCGCCGCCTCTGAAAGACAATCCCAGACACCCACCTCATCGGCGCAGCTCTCGCCCGAGGCGGCCGCCCGCCTGCTCGACGCCCTGCAACGCCAGGAACAGGAGGCCCTCCGGCGTGCCCTGCGGCTGCCCACCCATCCCCGTACGGTCAAAAAAGACTGGTGA
- a CDS encoding VWA domain-containing protein, translated as MNLHWLHPEWLWALAAVPGTALLLMWAARRRRRDLERLGDPVLIAQLAAPAPGRARLRAALLLTAVALLALALAGPRLGLQPRQAERRGLDLLIALDVSNSMLAEDVAPSRLARARYELYRLLEHLEGDRVGLILFAGDAFLQCPFTTDYGAVRLFLDVADPSLIPTPGTDYVRMIQVALQAFEAPQPDEVPRSRVLLVVSDGENHAEGFEQALRQLQEAGIERLAVGVGETAGAPIPVYRDGRRVGVRRDAEGRVVHTRLEPATLQALAGPDGYFHLGRTGEVVPALLKRLDGFARTPIATETFETFAERYQWPLALALLLLVLEALLPERRRTLQTA; from the coding sequence ATGAACCTGCACTGGCTCCATCCCGAATGGCTCTGGGCGCTGGCCGCCGTGCCGGGCACCGCGCTGCTGCTGATGTGGGCGGCGCGTCGGCGCCGGCGCGATCTCGAGCGGCTGGGCGATCCGGTGCTGATCGCCCAACTGGCCGCGCCGGCTCCCGGACGTGCCCGGCTGCGGGCCGCGTTGCTCCTGACCGCCGTGGCACTGCTCGCGCTGGCGCTGGCCGGTCCCCGCCTCGGCCTGCAACCCCGCCAGGCCGAACGGCGAGGCCTCGACCTGCTCATCGCACTGGACGTGTCGAACTCCATGCTGGCCGAAGACGTGGCGCCCAGTCGACTGGCCCGCGCCCGATACGAACTCTATCGCCTGCTCGAGCATCTGGAAGGCGATCGCGTGGGCCTGATTCTGTTCGCCGGCGACGCCTTTCTGCAATGTCCGTTCACCACGGACTACGGCGCCGTACGGCTGTTTCTGGACGTGGCCGATCCGTCGCTGATCCCCACGCCGGGCACCGACTACGTCCGCATGATCCAGGTGGCCCTGCAGGCCTTCGAGGCACCGCAACCGGACGAAGTACCACGTAGCCGGGTGCTACTGGTCGTCTCCGATGGCGAAAACCACGCGGAGGGCTTCGAGCAGGCGCTCCGCCAACTTCAGGAGGCCGGCATCGAGCGGCTGGCTGTCGGCGTGGGCGAAACCGCGGGCGCCCCGATTCCCGTGTACCGCGACGGCCGCCGCGTGGGCGTCCGGCGCGACGCGGAAGGCCGTGTCGTACACACGCGGCTGGAGCCGGCCACGCTACAGGCGCTGGCCGGACCGGACGGCTACTTCCATCTGGGACGCACCGGCGAGGTCGTGCCAGCCCTGCTGAAGCGGCTGGACGGCTTCGCCCGGACCCCGATCGCGACCGAGACGTTCGAAACCTTCGCCGAGCGTTATCAGTGGCCGCTGGCGCTGGCCCTGCTGTTGCTGGTGCTCGAAGCGCTGCTGCCCGAACGCCGCCGAACGCTCCAGACCGCCTGA
- a CDS encoding vWA domain-containing protein: protein MTFAQPQWLWLLALVPILALVRWWRARRRGGDLLFSSAALVEAAPATLWIRLRGLPFALRLAVLTLGILALARPQERHVFEKRTVEGRDLMLVLDLSSSMLAQDFSPSRFEVARRTAIQFVQGRRADRIGLVVFAGQAFTQVPPTLDYRFLLTMLQRLQVGRLEDGTAIGTAIATAINRLKNSEARSRVIILLTDGQNNRGEIDPLTAAELARQAGIRIYTIGLSGRGEAPYPVQTPFGTRPQPVPVEIDEAMMREVAEKTGGRYFRATDARTLEAIYAEIDRLEKSPVAVTRYETARERYAIFLGPALLLLLLEVILRTTRLRRLVVT, encoded by the coding sequence ATGACGTTTGCGCAGCCACAGTGGCTCTGGTTGCTGGCACTGGTGCCGATCCTGGCGCTGGTGCGCTGGTGGCGTGCGCGCCGTCGCGGCGGGGACCTGCTCTTCAGCAGTGCGGCGCTGGTCGAAGCGGCACCGGCCACGCTCTGGATTCGCCTGCGCGGGTTGCCCTTCGCGCTCCGGCTGGCCGTGCTGACGCTGGGCATTCTGGCGCTGGCCCGCCCGCAGGAACGGCACGTCTTCGAAAAACGCACGGTCGAGGGACGCGATCTGATGCTCGTACTCGATCTGTCGTCGTCGATGCTCGCGCAGGACTTCTCGCCCAGCCGCTTCGAGGTGGCACGCCGCACGGCCATCCAGTTCGTCCAGGGGCGCCGGGCCGACCGGATCGGGCTGGTGGTCTTCGCCGGACAGGCCTTCACACAGGTGCCGCCCACGCTGGACTATCGCTTTCTGCTGACCATGCTCCAGCGCCTGCAGGTAGGACGCCTTGAAGACGGCACGGCCATCGGCACCGCCATTGCCACGGCCATCAACCGGTTGAAAAACTCCGAAGCCCGCAGCAGGGTAATCATCCTGCTGACCGACGGCCAGAACAACCGGGGTGAGATCGATCCGCTGACGGCCGCCGAGCTGGCCCGTCAGGCGGGCATCCGCATCTACACGATCGGCCTCAGCGGCCGGGGCGAGGCCCCCTATCCGGTGCAGACGCCTTTCGGCACCCGACCGCAACCCGTACCGGTCGAGATCGACGAGGCCATGATGCGCGAGGTGGCCGAAAAGACCGGCGGCCGCTACTTTCGCGCCACCGATGCCCGTACGCTGGAGGCCATCTACGCCGAGATCGACCGCCTGGAGAAAAGTCCGGTGGCCGTCACCCGCTACGAAACCGCCCGGGAGCGGTACGCGATCTTTCTGGGACCGGCCCTGCTGCTGCTTCTGCTGGAAGTGATCCTGCGCACCACCCGACTCCGCCGCCTGGTCGTCACATGA
- a CDS encoding DUF493 domain-containing protein, translating into MGGLPQQSWWDRFQELLDDQNEWPAEYLFKFIAPSSEREALRAVFGHYPVTIRESRKGNYISLTARMEVRSSDEIIAIYKAAARVRGVIAL; encoded by the coding sequence ATGGGTGGTTTACCACAGCAGAGCTGGTGGGATCGATTTCAGGAACTTCTGGACGATCAGAACGAGTGGCCGGCCGAGTATCTGTTCAAGTTCATTGCCCCTTCCAGTGAACGCGAGGCACTTCGGGCCGTTTTCGGACACTACCCGGTCACGATCCGCGAATCCCGCAAGGGCAATTACATCAGCCTGACGGCGCGCATGGAGGTGCGGTCCAGCGACGAGATCATTGCCATCTACAAGGCGGCGGCCCGCGTGCGCGGCGTCATCGCGCTGTAG
- a CDS encoding response regulator: protein MAHSEVNGQRRLLLLVDADTALHPFIQAALRRAPYASLRYMMCHPVVNADQLREHLPQHHYHVALISLESIGHPTWPLEENAHRTMQLIREAPPDHQPPAVAMTSVGTLRHRDAVLRLGFAGYLCKPFTLSALFEELATALTLNS, encoded by the coding sequence ATGGCCCACAGCGAAGTCAACGGGCAGCGTCGTCTGCTGCTCCTGGTGGATGCCGACACGGCCCTCCATCCTTTCATTCAGGCTGCCCTTCGCCGGGCGCCCTATGCCTCGCTGCGCTACATGATGTGCCACCCGGTAGTCAACGCCGATCAGCTTCGAGAGCATCTACCGCAACACCACTATCACGTGGCGCTGATTTCGCTGGAGTCGATCGGCCACCCCACGTGGCCGCTGGAAGAAAATGCCCACCGCACCATGCAGTTGATCCGGGAAGCGCCGCCCGATCACCAACCCCCCGCCGTTGCGATGACGTCCGTGGGAACGCTACGCCATCGCGATGCCGTCCTGCGGCTGGGATTTGCCGGCTATCTGTGCAAACCGTTTACGCTGTCGGCCCTGTTTGAGGAACTGGCCACGGCGCTGACGCTCAACTCCTGA
- a CDS encoding HAD family hydrolase, producing the protein MPSSKNPSETIRFVYFDLDDTLLDHRAAEQAALADVKAAFPDVFAHVPLEQLHHTYHTINTELWEQYQRGKIDRPALMHARFARLIEALGLQGVTSEQLNACYMERYRRHWRWVPGAREAFLTVARHLPVGLLTNGFAAVQHAKLARFPELRQHAKALVISEEVGVAKPHPELFAHATRAAGVTPEAILYVGDSFGSDVLGAKNAGWQVAWFTPAALASVPESVFVFAHWPELLRWLNLG; encoded by the coding sequence ATGCCCTCTTCGAAAAACCCCTCTGAAACGATCCGCTTCGTCTATTTCGACCTGGACGATACGCTGCTCGATCATCGGGCGGCCGAGCAGGCGGCACTGGCCGACGTGAAGGCCGCCTTTCCGGACGTGTTCGCCCACGTCCCGCTGGAGCAGCTGCACCACACCTATCACACGATCAACACCGAACTCTGGGAGCAATACCAGCGGGGAAAAATCGACCGTCCGGCGCTGATGCACGCCCGCTTTGCGCGGCTGATCGAAGCACTCGGGCTGCAGGGCGTCACCTCGGAGCAGCTCAACGCCTGCTACATGGAGCGCTACCGCCGGCACTGGCGCTGGGTACCGGGCGCCCGTGAGGCATTTCTGACGGTGGCCCGCCATCTGCCCGTGGGCCTTCTGACGAACGGCTTTGCCGCCGTACAGCACGCCAAGCTGGCGCGCTTTCCGGAGCTTCGCCAGCATGCAAAGGCGCTGGTCATCAGCGAAGAAGTGGGCGTGGCCAAACCCCATCCGGAACTGTTCGCCCATGCCACCCGCGCGGCCGGTGTCACGCCGGAAGCGATCCTCTACGTCGGCGATTCGTTCGGAAGCGACGTGCTCGGTGCAAAAAACGCCGGCTGGCAGGTGGCCTGGTTCACGCCTGCCGCGCTGGCGTCCGTTCCCGAAAGCGTCTTTGTCTTTGCTCACTGGCCGGAGCTGCTACGCTGGCTCAACCTCGGCTGA
- a CDS encoding aminotransferase class I/II-fold pyridoxal phosphate-dependent enzyme: MPMSDAARTPQERLETQVSTSEPSLFAKCHKFFAPEGDYARVKAAGLYPYFRPIERNEGTRAIINGREVIMAGSNNYLGLTSDPRVKEAAIEAIRKYGTGCTGSRFLNGTLDLHLQLEERLARFMGREACIVFSTGYMTNMGVIQALTSKNDIIFSDKDNHASIVAGTQVSLADTVRYRHNDLDHLRRLLERAQAERPEAGKLIVTDGVFSMSGVIARVPELVELAEEFGAALMLDDAHAVGVIGPGGRGSAAYFGLEHKVHLTVGTFSKSFASLGGFCVGDRDVIEYIRHTSSAHIFSASMPPANVATVLKCLDIIEQEPERLERLWKISDYMREGFRSAGFNVWNSQTPVIPVVIGDMMTCFRFWRELLEEGVFVNAVVPPAVPQGQALLRTSFMATHTDEELDYILEAFHRVGKRLGVIQANGSY, from the coding sequence ATGCCCATGTCGGACGCGGCCCGTACGCCACAGGAACGGCTGGAGACCCAGGTTTCGACTTCGGAACCCAGCCTGTTCGCCAAGTGCCACAAGTTCTTCGCGCCGGAGGGCGACTACGCCCGGGTGAAGGCGGCCGGCCTGTACCCCTACTTCCGACCCATCGAGCGCAACGAAGGCACACGTGCCATCATCAACGGCCGGGAGGTGATCATGGCCGGCTCGAACAACTACCTCGGGCTGACCTCGGACCCCCGGGTCAAAGAGGCCGCCATCGAGGCCATCCGCAAGTACGGGACAGGCTGTACGGGGAGCCGCTTCCTCAACGGTACGCTGGACCTGCACCTGCAGCTGGAAGAGCGCCTGGCCCGCTTCATGGGACGGGAAGCCTGCATCGTCTTTTCGACCGGCTACATGACGAACATGGGGGTCATCCAGGCGCTCACCTCCAAAAACGACATCATCTTCTCGGATAAAGACAACCACGCCAGCATCGTGGCCGGTACCCAGGTGAGCCTGGCCGACACGGTGCGCTACCGGCACAACGACCTGGACCATCTGCGACGCCTGCTCGAACGCGCCCAGGCCGAGCGGCCGGAGGCCGGCAAGCTAATCGTCACCGACGGCGTCTTTTCCATGAGCGGCGTCATCGCACGGGTGCCGGAGCTGGTGGAGCTGGCCGAAGAGTTCGGCGCCGCGCTGATGCTGGACGACGCCCACGCCGTCGGCGTGATCGGTCCGGGCGGACGCGGCTCGGCGGCCTACTTCGGCCTGGAGCACAAGGTGCACCTGACCGTGGGCACCTTTTCGAAAAGCTTCGCCTCGCTGGGCGGCTTCTGCGTGGGCGACCGCGACGTGATCGAGTACATTCGTCACACCAGCTCGGCCCACATCTTCTCGGCTTCCATGCCGCCGGCCAACGTAGCCACCGTACTCAAGTGCCTCGACATCATCGAGCAGGAGCCGGAACGGCTCGAACGCCTCTGGAAGATCTCCGACTACATGCGCGAGGGCTTCCGCAGCGCCGGCTTCAACGTGTGGAACAGCCAGACGCCGGTCATTCCGGTCGTGATCGGCGACATGATGACCTGCTTCCGCTTCTGGCGCGAGCTGCTGGAAGAAGGGGTGTTCGTCAATGCGGTGGTGCCGCCGGCCGTCCCACAGGGCCAGGCGCTACTGCGGACGTCCTTCATGGCCACGCACACCGACGAGGAGCTCGACTACATCCTCGAAGCCTTCCATCGCGTCGGAAAGCGACTGGGCGTCATTCAGGCCAATGGAAGCTACTGA
- a CDS encoding glycosyltransferase family protein: MARIVYALSGQGRGHASRVLAVARALRARGHELRFCGGGTARAVLEACGETVWPVPSLCQVLHGNRMRLLATLRANLPVMRRLRPLLDELTEKLADFRPHLVITDFEALTPRAAARLGLPVLSFNHQQVVTETRYRLPLRYWKDALLAHLAIQLIVPRRPLHVLLTSFYFPPLRHPERVTLIPPIIRDEVQALRPTTGSHVLVYFNQPEGVDHLPEVLARLPASFVLYNVPRPPEAEKYPNLTFKAPSIDGFLEDLASCRAVLCTAGFTLMSEALYLGKPLLVVPNRGIFEQTLNALFLEREGLGMAVFDRELRSEDVRRFLEACPHYEKRLRERSLRCGNEMALNFIERLLQRLETPRYRGRPARTPRENTALSFI, translated from the coding sequence ATGGCACGTATCGTTTACGCACTGAGCGGCCAGGGACGGGGCCATGCCTCGCGCGTGTTGGCCGTTGCTCGGGCGCTACGTGCGCGCGGCCACGAGCTGCGCTTCTGCGGCGGGGGCACCGCCCGTGCGGTGCTCGAAGCCTGCGGCGAGACCGTCTGGCCCGTGCCCTCGCTCTGCCAGGTGCTGCACGGCAACCGCATGCGCCTGCTGGCCACCCTGCGGGCCAACCTTCCGGTGATGCGTCGGCTGCGCCCGTTGCTCGACGAGTTGACCGAAAAGCTGGCCGACTTCCGCCCCCATCTGGTCATCACCGACTTCGAGGCGCTGACGCCTCGTGCGGCGGCCCGCCTGGGTCTTCCGGTACTGTCGTTCAACCACCAGCAGGTGGTGACCGAAACGCGTTACCGGCTCCCCCTCCGCTACTGGAAAGACGCCCTGCTGGCCCATCTGGCCATTCAATTGATTGTCCCCCGGCGTCCGTTGCACGTGCTGCTGACCTCGTTTTACTTTCCGCCGCTGCGCCATCCCGAACGCGTCACGCTCATTCCTCCGATCATTCGCGACGAAGTGCAGGCGCTGCGGCCCACCACCGGCTCGCACGTGCTGGTTTATTTCAACCAGCCCGAGGGCGTGGACCATCTACCCGAAGTGCTCGCGCGCCTGCCGGCGTCGTTCGTGCTCTACAACGTCCCGCGCCCCCCTGAAGCGGAAAAGTACCCGAACCTGACGTTCAAGGCGCCCTCCATCGACGGCTTTCTGGAAGATCTGGCCAGCTGCCGGGCCGTACTCTGCACGGCCGGCTTCACGCTGATGAGCGAGGCGCTCTACCTCGGCAAACCGTTGCTGGTCGTGCCCAACCGGGGCATCTTCGAGCAGACGCTCAACGCGCTGTTTCTGGAGCGTGAGGGACTGGGCATGGCCGTCTTCGATCGCGAACTCCGGAGCGAAGACGTGCGCCGCTTCCTCGAGGCCTGCCCGCACTACGAAAAACGCCTGCGGGAACGCTCGCTGCGATGCGGCAACGAAATGGCCCTGAACTTCATTGAACGGCTGCTGCAGCGCCTGGAAACGCCCCGCTATCGCGGACGCCCTGCGCGAACCCCCCGTGAAAATACCGCGCTTTCGTTCATCTAA
- a CDS encoding DUF5683 domain-containing protein, translating into MTGLLLACLLLPAGAAPPSPDSTRTHSPEGALWRALVLPGWGQIYNRQYWKVPFVYAGLGGFAALAHFMNERYLLYRHAYLYAIAPDRYPQYRDEGERFRAVIEAGRADLLRQYRDRYRRNRDLSYIALGLWYGLTVLDAYVHAHLYDFDVSENLQLRLLPRPNGAALRLQGQF; encoded by the coding sequence ATGACCGGGCTGCTGCTGGCGTGCCTGCTGCTTCCGGCGGGCGCCGCGCCGCCGTCGCCCGATTCGACCCGCACCCACTCGCCCGAAGGGGCGCTCTGGCGGGCTCTGGTGCTTCCCGGCTGGGGCCAGATCTACAACCGCCAGTACTGGAAGGTGCCGTTCGTCTATGCCGGACTGGGCGGCTTTGCGGCGCTGGCCCACTTCATGAACGAACGCTACCTGCTCTACCGCCACGCTTACCTGTACGCCATCGCCCCGGATCGCTACCCCCAGTATCGCGACGAGGGCGAACGCTTCCGCGCCGTGATCGAAGCCGGACGCGCCGACCTGCTGCGCCAGTACCGCGACCGCTACCGCCGCAACCGTGACCTTTCCTACATTGCGCTCGGCTTATGGTATGGACTGACCGTGCTGGATGCCTACGTACATGCCCACCTGTACGATTTCGACGTGAGCGAAAACCTGCAGCTTCGCCTGCTACCCCGCCCGAACGGAGCCGCGCTGCGCCTGCAGGGACAATTTTAA
- a CDS encoding ParB/RepB/Spo0J family partition protein, with product MATKKAALGRGLSALLPSVNQEATPPEEVTGVETPKSRLYHFEERLRLLGRVAEIDIDRIRPNPYQPRKDFDEEALDELARSIAQLGIIQPITVRALGNNEFEVISGERRLRAARRAGLKRVPAYVREADTEEMLEMALVENVQREELNPIEVALGYQRLIEECGLTQEQVAEKVGKNRATVANFLRLLKLPPRIQASLRDGTITAGHARALIGLPEPVQLRLLQEIETKQLSVREVEERVRAWHRRQERKTTGEAATTPAEPDPETLQIRDYEDQLRRRLGTQVRIRHRSGRGGRIEIAYFSDEELERLLSLLLGT from the coding sequence ATGGCCACGAAGAAAGCAGCCCTGGGGCGCGGGTTGAGCGCCCTGCTTCCGAGTGTGAACCAGGAAGCGACGCCCCCCGAAGAGGTGACGGGCGTCGAGACGCCCAAGAGCCGCCTCTATCACTTCGAGGAGCGGCTTCGGCTGCTGGGACGAGTGGCGGAGATCGACATCGATCGGATTCGCCCCAACCCGTACCAGCCGCGCAAGGACTTCGACGAGGAGGCGCTGGACGAACTGGCCCGCTCGATCGCCCAGCTCGGTATCATCCAGCCGATCACCGTGCGGGCGCTGGGCAACAACGAGTTTGAGGTGATCTCGGGCGAGCGGCGTCTGCGCGCGGCGCGCCGGGCCGGCCTGAAGCGCGTGCCGGCCTACGTGCGCGAGGCCGACACCGAGGAAATGCTGGAAATGGCGCTGGTCGAAAACGTCCAGCGCGAAGAACTGAACCCGATCGAGGTGGCGCTGGGCTATCAGCGGCTGATCGAGGAATGCGGCCTGACCCAGGAGCAGGTGGCCGAGAAGGTGGGCAAGAACCGCGCAACGGTGGCCAACTTTCTGCGCCTGCTCAAACTACCACCCCGCATTCAGGCCAGCCTGCGCGACGGCACGATCACGGCTGGCCATGCCCGCGCCCTGATCGGCCTGCCCGAACCGGTCCAGCTCCGGCTGCTGCAGGAGATCGAAACGAAGCAGCTTTCCGTCCGCGAAGTCGAAGAACGGGTGCGGGCCTGGCACCGCCGGCAGGAGCGCAAGACGACGGGCGAAGCCGCTACCACGCCGGCCGAACCGGATCCCGAGACGCTCCAGATTCGCGACTACGAAGACCAGTTGCGGCGACGGCTGGGGACCCAGGTGCGTATCCGGCACCGCTCGGGCCGCGGCGGCCGCATCGAGATTGCCTACTTCTCCGACGAGGAACTGGAGCGCCTGCTAAGCCTGCTGCTGGGCACATGA